The genomic window CAATAAACTCCAGATTCTGCCAGGCTCTTGATTCTGTCTGTCTCTGCTCCTTAGTCTCCACCAGGTTGCAAACCTAACTTTTCAGGattctgagaagaagaagaagaagaagaagaagaagaagaagaagaagaagaagaagaagaagaagaagaataggaggaggaggaggagtttagatttgagatcccgctttatcactacctgaaggagtctcaaagcggctagcattctgctttcccttcctcccccacaacaaacgctctgtgaggtgagtggggctgagagacttcaaagaagtgtgacttgcccaaggtcacccagaagctgcatgtggagaagcggagacgcgaacccggttcaccggattacgagtctaccgctttgaTCTTTCAAAGACTGGAGTTGTGCAGCCTAGAACACCCACaatattctccccccccaaccaTGCATTGCAGGAAGTGATCAGTAACAGCAGGCACGCTATCTTTCAGGGAAgtctttttttattgcatttcttgaTCATCCTTCTTCAGAAACTCTTGACTGAATttgcaaaacaagcaaataaacccTGGAATTTTCCCAGAACATGCTTCGGAAAATGACGTGTAAAGCCCATTCCACTATTCATAGGCCCGGGCTTTCCAATGCAGACAATGAAAAAAAGCTCCTAATGTAAGTCCCTCAGGGCAAAGACCCATTGTTGCTCTTTAACCATGTTGTATAATCAATATGATTAATAAAAGGCTGAGAAGAACCCAGTAACCTgctgcattttgtgttttgtgttagCTGCTTTGGATGTTCACGCTGCAAAGGTGGACTGTACATCTATTATGAAGCCAAGGCAATCCTACGATGTTTTCATGTTTTTCATGTTGGGTTCCTATGCTTttaaagggtctggtgacttctgtttcagtgtatctgaagaagtgtgcatgcacacgaaagctcataccaagaacaaacttagttcgtctctaaggtactactggaaggattttttttaaaaaaaaattactttgttttgactatggcagaccaacgcggctacctacctgtatcaagTTCTCAGTGTGCACCATACTCCTTTTCAAGAAGGTGGCCCTATGGAAAGGGGTTGCACTTCACCACTCTGCAGCGTTCTCTGCAATATTGGAAAGATTGTGTCGTTTGCAATGTATGTGGGGCTTATTCCTCCACTTTCACAGTGCTTCAGGCACCCCTACAAATATTGCATTGTGACCCTATTAAGTGCTGGGGTACTTCCTGCAAGGATTGCCTgctctttccattcctcccctttAAAACAGGGCCAGGAATATTTACCAAAATACCAGGGCATTTTAGGGCTATATATATCTAAAATATCAAGGCAGGAGGGAAATCCCAAAAAGAAGGATCGTcaattcttttctttccttttttttttttgcatatccCGAAAGCCCATCGAGGAAAAGCCTCGAGGAGTGGGGGTGGGCGCCTTAGTCACAGAAAGCCATCCAAGGAACTTTCCCTTCTgtggaaaaagcaaaaaaaattccAGCTAGTGACTAGGGAAGGGAATTCCTCGGCCACAGCCTTtgctgccacagcagcagcagcagcttccagaCAGGACTGGACTAGTTGGCCCGAGTCAGCCGGGAAATTCCCGAGCGCGCAAGCTCCGCCCCGGCACAGAAATCCCCTCCGCCGAGGCTGTATAGGCaagtgccgccgccgccgcccgccagCTTCTCGCACGACTTCGCAAGGCAACTGCAGACTTCGGGACCCGCGGCTCGTTCTCGCCCAGGCCATGTTTTTCAGCCCCGGCTCCCTGGATTACCCTATGGATATAACGATGGACAACCACCCCCGGGACGCGCTGAAGAAGGACAGGCAGCTCAGCCTGGCCCAGGACGACCGCCACGACAGCGGCTTGGACTCCATGAAGGAGGAGGAGTACGAGAAGCTCGTCAACGAGCTGAGAGACATTCGCATCGAGCCGGCGGAAGCCTCCGCGGGGCTCCAGAGCGGCCCCTGCCCGCCCGCGCAGGCTTGGAAACTCCAAGTGACCGAAGACGGAGATACGTAAGTCTTGGGAGGACTTTGCAAATTCGGGGAAGGGGACCGGGATCGGAACTTTGACCTCCGTGGGCGGTTTTGCCTCGCGTTCCCTCGGAAGTTAGCAAAGTGGTGATCTTAATGCTTTTCCTTGGAAATAGATCTGGTTGGAAttaatggggcttatttccaagcAAACGTGGTTAAGAGCCTGGTGGCCTCTGTTCCTTAGATGTGAAGGAAACTCTCTAGACAATGCAGTACAGAACTATCGCGAAGAAGGAaatgtggtgggtgggaggagctGGGCATTGCAAGGAAGACCGCGATCCTTTTGATTTGTTCCCCTCACCGAAAGGCGACAATTTTGCTATTTAAAAAGAGGTTTGAGAGCTAATGTTAGCATGGCGGCATGCATGCAAAAGACCAGAGGATGCACGCATTGCGCGGTTGAATTTCAGCTTGCCTGAGCGCTGTGAAGCCCCGGGAATTAAGCATTTGCAGCGGCGAAAAAGACCCTGCAGGAAATTCGCTGGTTCTTTTAAAGCGGGTCCTTCATAACACAGTAGTTCTGAGTTACTGACCGAGCAGAGTAGAACAATCAGTAGAGCAAGCCaaaagcactaaaaaaaaaaaaaaacccacacaataaTGTAGATTTTTAGTGCTCGTGTTTGACTCCATCTGCATTTGTGTTTATTGCACAGGCTGCCTTGGAGGGGGGGAGCGAGGAGCGTCCTATGTAGATCTTTAATAATAGAACGcggtgtgtgcgggggggggggggggaaggtcctTTGATGTCGCTCGCGTTCTGCTGGTTACATAAAAGCCCGGGGATTTTTGCAAGTATGGGTTTTCCCCTCCCCGCCCGCTCCGCCTTGTCCCTGGGCCGGCTGCCAGCGGATAGGGGCCGGGACTGGGTGTTCTCACAAGCTGCGAGGTGGGCGGGGCTTGAAGGAGGCGCCGGGCGGGGCgcacgggagggggggggaagcgctCTGGAAAGTCCCTGGCGCCTTGCCCGGAACACTCAGCTCACAACAACTCCGCGGAAAACACCAGGTAGCGAGAGCACGCGGCTTCGAAAACCCCAGGCTTTCGAAATCGCCTCTCTTGCCGCTGAGGCTGATGTTCTTCCTCCATCATGACTCGGATCCTGGGCACGTTGCCCGCGGGATGACGAGCAAGAGCAAAAGAGCTGATTAGCAAGAGGTGGCtcggaatttatttttatttttttttgtcctttgttccccccccccctttcttatgTACTCACCATCGGGTTTTTCCCACCGTTTTCCTCTTTGCAGATTTCTCCATCTGGCAATTATACATGAAGAAAAGGCCTTGAGTTTGGAAATCATTCGCCAGGCAGGACGAGACAAAGCCTTCCTGAATTCCCAAAATAACCTCAACCAGGTACTTACCCGGCAGGGTTTTCTTTCCTCTCTTGCAGGGATCAAACATGGTGCCTTAGGGGACTTGGAAGCTTcccaaaagaaacattttttggTGGGAGGAAGAGATAAATTTAGGGGGGGGAATTCAAGGGGTTTAAGTAACTCATAAAATTGCCACCTTTTAGCATAATTATCCCCATCAATAACCTTGGCTCATTGATGGGGTTGAGCCCCCAAGAAAATGGGGGTGAATTTGTGGCCCTCTGTATGTTGCTGGCCTACAACTACTGTCAACCCTGATtcttgactatgctggctggggctgatgggagttgaagttcaacaacaactggagagccacaagCTCCCTCTGCCTTACTTAGGGCAAGTCTTTCAGGCTACAAGGAGCTTTAAATCAGCAATTTGTGGAAGTGACTTTTCATGGTTGGCTCCCAAGTATAGTAAGATTGGACCACCAACGCAACAGTGTGGTTGTTCTCTCAGAAGTATATCGCATGACAAAAAGCGAAACATTGGGGAACGTTTCAAAGGATTTATGAAAAGTGGTTGATCCTGAAAAAAACATACTTTACTCAAGAAGTGGGTTCAGGAGCAATGACTAACGAGACTGTTTTGTGTAATGGCTAGTCTaggagatttttcttttttctagttAAATATAAAATGCTTTCTCAACTTCCGATTTGCAGACTCCACTTCACTTGGCAGTGATAACAGACCAGCCAGAAATCGCAGAGACTCTTCTGAAAGCTGGATGTGACGCAGAGGTCAGAGATTTCCGAGGAAACACCCCGCTGCATATCGTTTGCGAACAAGGCTCTCTCAGAGGTGTCGGTGTCCTCACACAGTACTGCCAGAAACAACAAATCGACTCTATCCTACAGTCATCCAATTACAATGGTAAGCACACATTCTGAGGCTGAGCTGCCAGCTCACTGGGTACTCCAGCCCTTGGCACCGTGCTACATTGCCTTGTGATTCAGAGAGTTCTTTCCAGCTCTTTCCGTATAGCAAGTGTCAGCCaaggaagggagggtgttccCTGTTCTTGTTCTTGCTTTGCTTTGTGGTCACCTACTGGAATCAAATAATCATGCTTCTTTGATCAGAGTAGTCCATCTTTAAATGTCTATAGTGTGCATGATTTGAAAATTATAGGCAAGTGTTGGAATGACTTGTATCACATGAAATTTAATCTCCATTTCTGTTTCATAGGACACACGTGTCTCCATCTGGCAGCTATTCAAGGTTACCTGGCCATAGTAGAACGCCTCTTGTCCCTGGGAGCAGATGTCAATGCTCAGGTAAGATACCTGCCATTTTCAAACAAGCAAGCCTAGTCCCAGCAATTTGAGAATGAACATCTTAGCATGTGTCCGGCCAAACTGAATGcacccttttcatttttttcaataaaCAGGAGCCTTGCAACGGCAGGACTGCCTTGCATTTGGCTGTCGATCTACAGAATCAAGAACTGGTGTCGCTCCTGCTGAAACATGGAGCGGATGTAAACAAAGTAACCTACCAGGGCTACTCTCCATACCAGCTCACATGGGGAAGGAACAACTCCTTCATACAGGAGCAGCTGAGGCAGTTTACGACATTGGACCTGCAAATGCTACCAGAAAGTGAAGACGAAGAGAGCTGTGAATCGGAGTCAGAGTTCACAGAGGATGAAGTGAGTGGCCATTTCTCCATTctatgcaagagagagagatttctaccATAATTTGCACACACGCTTCCCATTAAGGTTGTTAGGaagcaattgtaaacaacaaGGGTCCTTGGATTAGGTTTTGCTTGCCTTTGACACCTTGAAGGTATAAAGCTGGTAACAGAGTTATT from Lacerta agilis isolate rLacAgi1 chromosome 1, rLacAgi1.pri, whole genome shotgun sequence includes these protein-coding regions:
- the NFKBIA gene encoding NF-kappa-B inhibitor alpha, which produces MFFSPGSLDYPMDITMDNHPRDALKKDRQLSLAQDDRHDSGLDSMKEEEYEKLVNELRDIRIEPAEASAGLQSGPCPPAQAWKLQVTEDGDTFLHLAIIHEEKALSLEIIRQAGRDKAFLNSQNNLNQTPLHLAVITDQPEIAETLLKAGCDAEVRDFRGNTPLHIVCEQGSLRGVGVLTQYCQKQQIDSILQSSNYNGHTCLHLAAIQGYLAIVERLLSLGADVNAQEPCNGRTALHLAVDLQNQELVSLLLKHGADVNKVTYQGYSPYQLTWGRNNSFIQEQLRQFTTLDLQMLPESEDEESCESESEFTEDELLYDDCIIGGRHVPC